The sequence ACCTGTAAAAGTCACACGACATTCTTTTGATTTAGCGGTACGTTTGAGTACTATTTTCTTTACAGTTTTATACAGCACAACCTTATATTTACTAACTACTGCTCCAGAAGAAATCACGGCAGGTATCGAAAGTTTGATGCAACCTTTAAGGCGCTTTAAAGTACCAGTTACCGAAATAGCTTTGACATTAACATTATCCTTACGCTTTATCCCTTTGGTTTTAGAAGAAATCCAAAATTTAGTTCGCTCGGTAATGACTAGAGCAATTAATTGGAAAAAATTAGGGTTGAAAGGAGTGGTTAAAGTTTGGATGATGGTGGCAGAAAGATTGTTACAAAATTTGCTGCTAAGGGCCGATCAAATGGCAAATGGTATTGTAGTAAGGGGTTTTATCGGTTCCAATCAACACCGAGTGCAATGGCATAATTTACGTTTAAAAGGTTTTGATTGGTTAGCCATAGCTGTATTAATTTTATTTTGGGGAATGCGTTTTACTATCGGAAATCAAGTTAACTAATATTTATTTTTAGTAGTCCTTTTCATTAATTCTGAGGGGTAAGGATGGGAGGGGGAGAGTGGGAAGAAGAGGTAGAGGGGGAAGAATAATTTTTTATGTTTCTCATCCACCCTTTAGAATTAATGAAATGCAATACTAGTGGTTCAAATCATTCATTTTAAAGGGTTTCTTTTTCTTAAAATTCTTTTCTCCCCCTGCTCCCCTGCTTCCCCTGCTTGTCAAAACCCACCATATTTAATGCAAAGGAATACTAGCACTTCAGCAAGAAAACTTTGTAGGATGTATTGTTAATACAGAAAATTTTCTCTTCCCCCTCTTCCCCCTCTTCCCCCTCTCCCTCCCTTGCCTCACCTGCCAATGTTGGCTTGCTCGATTACTAGTTAGGAGTTAAGAGTTAGAAATGATGATAGGGGTGATTGAATAATCGCAAAAAATTTATTCTCTTACCTCCTTATCTCCCATCCTTCTATCTCCTCATCTCCTTGTCCCCTTTTCTTCCCTGTTTCCCAATTAATGATTACAGAATTACAGCCTTGGTATTGGCGGAAGCTTCCTTTAAACAAGCGTACTGGTAGTCACGTTTTTGCTTGTTTGTTTATTTCTGGCTGCCAAAATCAAATCGCTGCTCTTTTGGAAAGCCCTTATGGAAATAATTCAAATAATCCGAAATTAGCTCGTTATTCTATATGTGCTGGTTCACCTCGGGTAATTAATAATGTTGTGCAAATGTGGACTCCCCAATTAGGAGGAGTGTTTCCTTTTCTCAAACAATTATTAGGAAAGCAAATATTAGCAAAGCAGATAGAAACGGAAGTTTCTTTGCTTCCATTTACCGGAGGCTGGTTGGGTTGGTTGGGCTATGATGTGGCTGGGGAAATAGAAACTTTACCGACATTAAAATCCGATAGTTTACCGTTTCCAGTCGCTTTTTGGTACGAACCCGAATGTTTTGCAGTACTAGATCATTGGCAGCAGGTTTTATGGCTGGCTACAAGCGATAGCGGCAAACTTGATGAATTAGAAAATAAACTCGAACAAAATTTTGATTCATCAGATTCTGCATCTGCAATTCGCCATAGGAAATTATCTCCCTTACAACTACTTACCTCTCAAGCTGATTATGAAGCGGCTGTTTTGCAAGCCAAAAAGTACATAAAAGCAGGGGATATTTTTCAAACCAATCTTTCTATCCGTTTTGAGACTCAAACAAATGCTTCTGGATGGGAAATTTATCTAGCTCTACAAAAAATAAATCCTTCTCCTTTTGCTAGCTATTTCAAGACTCCTTGGGGTGAAGTAGTTAGTTGCTCTCCGGAAAGATTAGTTCAAGTATACGAAAATCAAGCTCAAACTCGACCAATTGCTGGAACCCGAAAGCGCGGTGAAACAGAAGAAGAAGATCGGAAATTAGCGCAAGAATTACTTACTAATACTAAAGAGCGTGCCGAACATATTATGCTGGTGGACTTAGAGCGTAATGATTTGGGACGAGTCTGTGAATGGGGAAGCGTGCAAGTTGATGAGTTGTTTGCCATTGAACGTTACAGTCATGTAATGCATCTGGTTAGTAACGTTAAGGGAATTCTCAAATACGACGACTCCAAACAGATGAATCGTCAAAACAAAGAAAATATAATCGACACGATTGCTGCTATGTTTCCCGGTGGTACGATAACGGGTTGTCCTAAAGTTCGTTGCATGGAAATAATAGAAGAACTCGAACCTGTTAAACGCAGCTTATTTTATGGTTCCTGCGGTTATTTAGATCGAAGGGGTAATTTAGACCTAAATATCTTAATTCGGACTTTGTTGGTAGCAGCTAAAGTAAATAAGTCTTTCAACCCTCTTGCTCCATCGCGCATTACGCCATATCATTTATTTAATTCCTTTAAAAAGTTCGATCCTCAATCTTCCAGATTAAATTTACACCACTCAAATCTTAATTCTGTTTGGGGACAAGTTGGTGCAGGAATTGTCGCAGATAGCAATGCTCGCAAAGAGTGGTACGAATCTCTGCATAAAGCACAAGCGCAAATCAAAGCATTGCAAATAGTTTAGGTTCAAAATATTTCATGTAGGTAATTTTTTCTATTTCTCACTTCAATTCATCTGAAACTTTATGCAAAGTCCAGCTAGCGACATAACATTAAGTCCTAAAGCAAAACAGACTGGAAATTTGCAACATTTTGAATTGAAAAACGTAAAATTTGCAACTGAAAACTCAGAACTACAAAAATTCTAAATTATTGCTTTGGATGCCCTATGTCTAACAATTGAACTGGAAATAATCAAATGGTTTTATATTATGTTTCGAGACTACGGTAGAATAGTTTTTTACTTGTAGCGACTAAACTACCTAAATCTGTTGTTAATTAGTTTCTACTACAAATTGTTCTATATTTAACCAGTTTAGTTAAATATGTATTTTTTGATCGGAAAAATTTAGCAACTATTTAATATTTCCTTTTCTCATACGTAAATGCATTCTTTAATGTACAAATAACTACCGTAATTACCTTTCTAGATTTACATTGCGTAAAAATATTCTCGCAATATCTTATTAATATTGATCCGACTTTTTGTTTTTAACAGCGAAAAGATATATGTACTCGTACCTTGACTAGTAAATGAATTCAGAAAACTCCGAAACTTACTTGAATCATCCAACCTGGGGACTACTTTACAGAATATGTATGGTGGAACAAAGTCAAGAGCTTTTTACTACGTTGTATGCTCAACGTTTATTTTTCTTGGTAATCAATGATGAAAAAGGAATCAAGTTCCAACCAGTAGGACGTACCGAGGCAAGAATGATGTTGGAAAATCGTTTGCGTAATTTGCGTCGCAGCGGGCAGTCTATTGAGTACGATCAGCTAACTAGTATTTTTCAACGTACATTTCAATGACTAGTTCGCTAACTAAACGTATACGTTCAATACAAGACTCGCTTCCTGAATCTGTGAAATTGATTGCTGTCAGCAAAAAAGTTTCGGTGGCAGCAATGCGCGAAGCATATGCTGCCGGTATCCGAGATTTCGGCGAAAGTAAGGTTCAAGAAGCTACGAGCAAAATTGAGCAATTACAAGACTTATCAGGTATTACTTGGCATTTTATTGGACATCTACAAAGCAATAAAGCTAAAAAGGCTCTTTCTTATTTTCAATGGTTTCATTCCGTAGATAGCCTCAAGCTCGCACAGCGCTTAAATTTGTTAGCTTCGGAAATGGGAATTAGCCCTAAAGTTTGCCTGCAAGTTAAAATCCTCCCCGATCCAAGCAAATCCGGTTTTACAGTATCTCAACTTCTAGATGATTTGGTGGAACTTAATCTATGTCAAAGTTTACAATTTGAAGGTTTGATGACAATTCCACCATTAGGATTAGAAACTCCGGAAGTTATGAAGGTGTTTAATCAAACACGAGAACTGGCAACTAAAATTGATCGACGGAACTTGGAAAATATCAAAATAAAGCAGCTTTCTATGGGAATGTCGCAAGATTATCAGTTAGCAATTCAATCTGGTGCAACGATGATACGTTTGGGAACTATTTTATTCGGAGAACGCCAGTTAGAATCCGAAAAAGATGAGGTGTAAAAAGCTTAAAACCTTCGATATTGCTCGGTTTTAAGCTGGGAGAAGAAAAATCTGCCTCATTTTGAAATAATCAGTCTTTTGATAGACCCTCTGTAATTCGCCAGCCTTATACTTAAAACTGGCGAACTCCCATTATATAAGCGAATAATTATCCGTAATTTGAATAGATATAACAATATTTGATACAGAAAATTTATTTAGTACCCTAGTTGCAAAAGCGACAAAAGATATAGTATTTACAAAAGCAAATAAAAATAAAATCAGGGGTAGAAACAACTTTCCACAATCTAACTACTAAGATATAATCTTGACTCATCATTATACGTAGTCAGGGTATAAGTGTTGTAACAAAATGAAGACAATGTAAAGTACCCGTAACCCATGCTACAAGTAGTGATTCAATGTAACAATTATTCTCTATTTGTAGTGGTAAAAGTTGACAAAAACAATTTTTACCTTCTCAATAAATATGATTGGCACCAGGAGCGTAAAGATGAATAACATATTTTCCCGATTGAGAGACTTTGTTGGTCTAAATGAGCCAGTAGAATATGAGTACTATGAAGAGGAACCGGATGCAGAAGGTTATGAAAATCTGTATCACGAGCATAATCAATCAGCACCAGCACCAGCACCAGCACCTCAACCAGAAAGTGCTCCAGTTAATCGACGTTGGCGCGAACCAATGCCTACAATGGGAAGCGATGTAACAAGCACTTCTTCTGCAAAGGCAATGAGTAATGTTATTGGTATGCCAGGAGTTTTAAATGGTATTTCTGAGGTATTAGTTCTTGAACCACGTACCTTTGAAGAAATGCCCCAAGCGATTCAAGCATTGCGCGAACGCAAGTCTGTTGTCTTAAATTTGACAATCATGGACCCAGACCAAGCTCAGCGTGCTGTAGATTTTGTTGCAGGAGGTACTTACGCCCTTGACGGACATCAAGAGCGTATAGGAGAAAGTATCTTTCTGTTTACACCTAGCTGCGTTCAAGTTAGCACTACTGGCGGAGTACTTCATGAAGTTCCTCAACCACCAGTACGTCCTCGCCCTAATCCAAATCCATCTGGCCAAGCGTGGGGAAACGAACCGAATCACATGGCGCAATGAAGATAAACTAGTCATTAGTCATTAGTCATTAGTCCGTTTGTTTCCGCCTGATGACCAATGACAAATGACCAATGACTTTTAGAGGCAATGACAAATCATAGAAAATTTGGCTTAATTGGTGGCGGGGTAATGGGTGAAGCATTATTATCCCGCCTCATCAGTTGTGAGATATATCAACCATCTGAAGTTATTGTCAGCGAACCACTTACAGAACGTCGAGCTTATTTAGAGCAAGAATACAAAATTTTGGCGATCGCTGATAGCAGCATGGCGTTTACAGAAGCCACAGAAGTAGTATTTTTAGCCATTAAGCCTCAGATTTTCAGTGCTATTGCTCAAGAACTGGCACCAGTAATTAGACACGGCAGCAAGCAGCTAATAGTTTCGATTCTGGCAGGAGTACCTTTAAAACAATTGGAAGCAGCTTTCCCAGGTTTGCCGGTAGTCAGAGCAATGCCGAATACCCCAGCTACAGTAGGTGCGGGAATGACTGCTATCTGTTGTGGTGCTTACACCAAAGCTAAACATACAGAAATCGCTAAGAAACTATTTTCCGCAGTCGGGGAAGTAGAAGAAATACCGGAATACTTAATGGATGCAGTCACAGGGCTTTCCGGAAGCGGACCAGCTTATGTCGCTTTGATGGTAGAAGCTCTTGCTGACGGTGGAGTTGCAGCAGGTTTACCAAGAGCAGTTGCCAGCAAGTTGGCATTGCAAACAGTATTGGGAACTGCACAACTATTGCAAGAAAGCAAAATGCACCCAGCAGTATTGAAAGATAAAGTTACTAGCCCTGGCGGTACGACAATTGCCGGTATTACTAAGCTCGAACAGGCTGCGTTTCGTTCTGCATTAATTGAAGCTGTAAAAGCTGCTACGAAACGTTCTCAAGAATTAGGAAAATAGTTAAGGGCATGGGTAATTGGTAATGGGTAATAGGAATTATTTTTTCTATTGTCCCTTTATTACCTAATTACCAATTCTCAATTTCCAATTCTTATTAGCTCTTTTTTTACAAAATGTCGAGAAAATTGAATCAAATTGATTGCGGTTAAGTATAATACGAAGAAGCCCGCGTCAGGGAATTTGATTTATTGTGCAGGAGTAATTGTGTGCGAATACTACTTGCCCCCGGATTGAAGTGATTAATTGAAAATCAACTTGGATACAATTTTAATTGAGTGAATAATCCTGCCCTAACTTCAGACGTTGACCCGAGTTCAGTTTTTTCTTTTGAACTCGATCAATTCCAACACGATGCCATAGCTTCTCTAAATGCTGGACGTTCAGTTGTTGTTTGTGCGCCCACGGGTTCCGGTAAAACTTTGATTGGTGAGTACGCTATCTACCGTGCATTGGCACGAGGAAAGCGGGTATTTTATACTACCCCTCTCAAAGCTCTTTCCAATCAAAAATTACGCGATTTCCGTTCCGAATTTGGTTTTGATTCGGTGGGGCTGCTGACTGGAGATGCTTCTATCAACCGAGATGCTCCAATTTTGGTGATGACTACGGAAATTTTCCGTAATATGCTCTACGGTACACCTATTGGGCAAGTTGGTACTTCATTAATAGATGTGGAAGCGGTGGTGTTAGATGAGTGCCACTATATGAATGACCGTCAACGAGGGACGGTTTGGGAAGAATCTATTATTTATTGTCCAGAATCGATCCAGCTTGTAGCTCTTTCGGCAACGGTTGATAATAGCGACCAGCTTACTGATTGGTTGAATCAGGTTCATGGCCCCACAGATTTAATTTATTCGGATTATCGTCCGGTTCCTCTTGATTTTCATTTTGGCAATAGTAAGGGGTTGTTTCCTCTTTTAAATGAAGAGAAAACTCAGCTAAATCATCGTCTGGTAAAAAGAAAGAGAAAAAGAGGCGATAAAAGCAAGCAAATTGCTAGACAAGAATCTCCTGATATTAGTTATGTCTTGGAGCATTTGCGTCAAAGAGATATGTTGCCAGCTATTTACTTTATTTTTAGCCGTCGTGGTTGCGATAGAGCAGTGGCTGAGGTTGGTGATTTATGGTTGGTTGATGGGGATGAAGCGCAAAGATTGCGACCTCAAATTGATGAGTTTCTAACTCGCAATCCAGATGCGGGAAGAGCCGGACATGTTGGTCCGCTTTATCGGGGAATTGCCGCTCATCATGCCGGTATTTTACCTGCTTGGAAAACTTTAGTAGAAGAGTTATTTCAACAAGGCTTAATTAAAGTTGTATTTGCAACTGAAACTTTAGCCGCAGGTATAAATATGCCTGCTAGAACTACAGTAATTTCGACCCTTTCTAAACGTACCGATAGCGGGCATCGGCTTTTAAATCCTTCCGAATTCTTGCAAATGGCAGGAAGAGCCGGTCGTCGCGGTATGGATGAAGTTGGTTATGTGGTAACCTTGCAAACGCCGTTTGAGGGTTCTAAAGAAGCTGGTTATTTAGCAACATCTCATCCAGACCCTTTAGTCAGCCAGTTTTCACCCAGTTACGGTATGGTGTTAAATTTGCTGCAAACCCATACATTAGAAGAGGCGAAGGAATTAATTGAACGAAGCTTTGGGCAATATTTAGCTAATCTGCATTTACAGCCAGAGTACAAAAGAATTGCTGAGTTTAAACAACATTTAGCACAAATCCAGACAAAGATTGCTGATGTTAGCGCTGAGGAAGTCGCTAAATATGAAAAATTGCGTCAGCGTTTAAAAGTAGAACGCAAACTGCTAACAACTTTACAAGAACAAGCCGCAGAAACACGCAAAGAAGAATTAAGCATGATGCTCAGCTTTGCGGTGTCTGGAACTTTGCTAAGTATTAAGGGAGACAACGCCGAATTCTCTGCACCAATAACAGCGGTTTTAGTTGGTAAAACCCCTGGGAATGAAACACCCTTCCTAGTTTGTTTGGGAAAAAACAACCGTTGGTATGTGACTTCGGTAAATGATGTGATCGATTTATACGCTCAAATACCTCGGATTGACATATCTCCCGATTTATTACCACCATCTCAACTTTTATTAAAACCGGGGCAGTCATGTTCTGGAGATGAGATTACAGAGGCGATCGCCGCACAAATTCCCGAAGCTCCGGATGATTCTTTTATGGCTCCGGAGGTGGTGGAACAACTGCGCGTGGTAACGGATGTGCAGGAACAATTGGAAAGTAGTCCGCTGTATGGATTGGGCAATGCCGCTAGCATATATAAGCGTCAAGCCCGTGCTGTTGAATTAGAAGCCGAAATCCAAGAATTGCGATCGCAAGTTGAACAGCAATCCCAACGCCATTGGGATGAATTCATTACATTAATAGAAATTCTCCAATACTTTGATGCCTTCGATAATTTAGTTCCGACTGAATTAGGACAAATGGCTGCGGCAATTCGGGGAGAGAATGAATTATGGTTGGGTTTAGTGCTTAATAGCGGCAACTTGGATGGATTAGCTCCCCATCATTTTG comes from Rivularia sp. PCC 7116 and encodes:
- a CDS encoding RNA helicase; this translates as MNNPALTSDVDPSSVFSFELDQFQHDAIASLNAGRSVVVCAPTGSGKTLIGEYAIYRALARGKRVFYTTPLKALSNQKLRDFRSEFGFDSVGLLTGDASINRDAPILVMTTEIFRNMLYGTPIGQVGTSLIDVEAVVLDECHYMNDRQRGTVWEESIIYCPESIQLVALSATVDNSDQLTDWLNQVHGPTDLIYSDYRPVPLDFHFGNSKGLFPLLNEEKTQLNHRLVKRKRKRGDKSKQIARQESPDISYVLEHLRQRDMLPAIYFIFSRRGCDRAVAEVGDLWLVDGDEAQRLRPQIDEFLTRNPDAGRAGHVGPLYRGIAAHHAGILPAWKTLVEELFQQGLIKVVFATETLAAGINMPARTTVISTLSKRTDSGHRLLNPSEFLQMAGRAGRRGMDEVGYVVTLQTPFEGSKEAGYLATSHPDPLVSQFSPSYGMVLNLLQTHTLEEAKELIERSFGQYLANLHLQPEYKRIAEFKQHLAQIQTKIADVSAEEVAKYEKLRQRLKVERKLLTTLQEQAAETRKEELSMMLSFAVSGTLLSIKGDNAEFSAPITAVLVGKTPGNETPFLVCLGKNNRWYVTSVNDVIDLYAQIPRIDISPDLLPPSQLLLKPGQSCSGDEITEAIAAQIPEAPDDSFMAPEVVEQLRVVTDVQEQLESSPLYGLGNAASIYKRQARAVELEAEIQELRSQVEQQSQRHWDEFITLIEILQYFDAFDNLVPTELGQMAAAIRGENELWLGLVLNSGNLDGLAPHHFATAVAALVTETSRPDSRVFFELSSEVADALASLRPIRRKVFQLQRRYGVALPVWLEFELITLVEQWALGMDWVEICENTTLDEGDVVRILRRTLDLLSQIPHVPHLPQEIKRNAQRATQLIDRFPVNEVVE
- a CDS encoding anthranilate synthase component I, whose protein sequence is MITELQPWYWRKLPLNKRTGSHVFACLFISGCQNQIAALLESPYGNNSNNPKLARYSICAGSPRVINNVVQMWTPQLGGVFPFLKQLLGKQILAKQIETEVSLLPFTGGWLGWLGYDVAGEIETLPTLKSDSLPFPVAFWYEPECFAVLDHWQQVLWLATSDSGKLDELENKLEQNFDSSDSASAIRHRKLSPLQLLTSQADYEAAVLQAKKYIKAGDIFQTNLSIRFETQTNASGWEIYLALQKINPSPFASYFKTPWGEVVSCSPERLVQVYENQAQTRPIAGTRKRGETEEEDRKLAQELLTNTKERAEHIMLVDLERNDLGRVCEWGSVQVDELFAIERYSHVMHLVSNVKGILKYDDSKQMNRQNKENIIDTIAAMFPGGTITGCPKVRCMEIIEELEPVKRSLFYGSCGYLDRRGNLDLNILIRTLLVAAKVNKSFNPLAPSRITPYHLFNSFKKFDPQSSRLNLHHSNLNSVWGQVGAGIVADSNARKEWYESLHKAQAQIKALQIV
- a CDS encoding YggS family pyridoxal phosphate-dependent enzyme, which translates into the protein MTSSLTKRIRSIQDSLPESVKLIAVSKKVSVAAMREAYAAGIRDFGESKVQEATSKIEQLQDLSGITWHFIGHLQSNKAKKALSYFQWFHSVDSLKLAQRLNLLASEMGISPKVCLQVKILPDPSKSGFTVSQLLDDLVELNLCQSLQFEGLMTIPPLGLETPEVMKVFNQTRELATKIDRRNLENIKIKQLSMGMSQDYQLAIQSGATMIRLGTILFGERQLESEKDEV
- the pipX gene encoding transcriptional coactivator PipX, producing the protein MNSENSETYLNHPTWGLLYRICMVEQSQELFTTLYAQRLFFLVINDEKGIKFQPVGRTEARMMLENRLRNLRRSGQSIEYDQLTSIFQRTFQ
- a CDS encoding cell division protein SepF, which gives rise to MNNIFSRLRDFVGLNEPVEYEYYEEEPDAEGYENLYHEHNQSAPAPAPAPQPESAPVNRRWREPMPTMGSDVTSTSSAKAMSNVIGMPGVLNGISEVLVLEPRTFEEMPQAIQALRERKSVVLNLTIMDPDQAQRAVDFVAGGTYALDGHQERIGESIFLFTPSCVQVSTTGGVLHEVPQPPVRPRPNPNPSGQAWGNEPNHMAQ
- the proC gene encoding pyrroline-5-carboxylate reductase, which gives rise to MTNHRKFGLIGGGVMGEALLSRLISCEIYQPSEVIVSEPLTERRAYLEQEYKILAIADSSMAFTEATEVVFLAIKPQIFSAIAQELAPVIRHGSKQLIVSILAGVPLKQLEAAFPGLPVVRAMPNTPATVGAGMTAICCGAYTKAKHTEIAKKLFSAVGEVEEIPEYLMDAVTGLSGSGPAYVALMVEALADGGVAAGLPRAVASKLALQTVLGTAQLLQESKMHPAVLKDKVTSPGGTTIAGITKLEQAAFRSALIEAVKAATKRSQELGK
- a CDS encoding energy-coupling factor transporter transmembrane protein EcfT — its product is MDLLRSLPLGLYLEQPITWLHKLDSRVKFVWLMSFLTTYIFANTWWRAILVCVLIFITLVSGIPRRVWRQQMGYLLSICFLVLIIASLSPDGMGVDYQPRLPIENQYLNQPSTQDNTENSILSRFKSQEYNYVLFARGPVKVTRHSFDLAVRLSTIFFTVLYSTTLYLLTTAPEEITAGIESLMQPLRRFKVPVTEIALTLTLSLRFIPLVLEEIQNLVRSVMTRAINWKKLGLKGVVKVWMMVAERLLQNLLLRADQMANGIVVRGFIGSNQHRVQWHNLRLKGFDWLAIAVLILFWGMRFTIGNQVN